The proteins below are encoded in one region of Drosophila santomea strain STO CAGO 1482 chromosome 3R, Prin_Dsan_1.1, whole genome shotgun sequence:
- the LOC120452107 gene encoding histone-lysine N-methyltransferase, H3 lysine-79 specific has product MATPQVKDLVLRSPAGSSDIISFAWPLQIGHGQDKHDNGIDIIDTIKYVCDELPSMSSAFEETNLHQIDTACYKTMTGLVDRFNKAVDSIVALEKGTSLPAERLNKFAHPSLLRHILQLVYNAAVLDPDKLNQYEPFSPEVYGETSYELVQQMLKHVTVSKEDTFIDLGSGVGQVVLQMAGSFPLKTCIGIEKADTPARYAERMDVIFRQYMGWFGKRFCEYKLIKGDFLVDEHREKITSSTLVFVNNFAFGPTVDHQLKERFADLRDGARVVSSKSFCPLNFRITDRNLSDIGTIMHVSEIPPLKGSVSWTCKPVSYYLHVIDRTILERYFQRLKTKGGNDHESVGTVRTTRDRAKREANVGQHHHNNHHSNSNNHQREREQSNGATASAAHQQRHQSQSPANVSGAGIAVAASGQQAASKTRQQLQHQHQHNQQQRSLDMESSTESDGEATNGNGGNTTTATNTTSASNGPMTRKVWSDWCSSKGKSSQSDDEENNNSNSNGGSNGGSIGAGSVGRQARATTQKKRKKLTRKAAIASKSAAAAQREAEAAAAAASVASKESSSKEDPPRAASAGPGRKGRMKKGARGRKSLKIVGLEALHKQTVLSTSLDTMTKKLPAAPGTVDQQLTALLTENMAHTELDIPAAPQDTPYALQILLDVFRSQYTSMIEHMKSSAYVPQVQKQIAQEQERMARLKNRASQLDKQIKVLIDDSVALLKVRMNELGIHVNSPNDLIAQAKEIVGRHKDLQHTASRMRNEVTFYEGEQKLLLNKQLKNLSEYQKLCGTVNGKVKLEVPPELSETTAQELVLKEIANTLSQRKKLYAQVSTIEQETSVLQKTAEERSTAATLLAQGTNMIVSTGSSSSSSTTVCASAVTVQGSKLNSVKNSRRSREHRARSQEWPEVPEVGKIQESNPEVLAQKIVETCRQIEAGKFQGVAAPSSQVNGKNKAMLEVPPPPPTAPVSIKSSPGHHFKDTTLMPAPKQQQQQQQMTISQLPKCELPGLSASRKQESPKVANFEDRLKSIITTALNEDQEQRSKAVESSPSPSPLHSPAPKRSKQHPAGAINPAQSLPNNLHNIITVSTQGLMHLNANTTISPVTPPLPGPCAGATASTAPPPPANLPYGAYGGAVAKTTVSGKYQAAKEPKYSPVRQAPLPPPPSSHMAALYPAGQQTTPADLGYQRRRSSVSATSYEHYMVQQQQQMQQQQLMLAAAAHAAQRQQMRVEEQQQQHHQQQQHHHHPQHRLPHHVQHQHPHPHHPNEFKAPPADSHLQRSSSREQLIVEPPQLQPLELLPRASSANSDYSGYRIRPPSRPSSNSSQPDYTQVSPAKMALRRHLSQEKLSQHVTPQATPPLPGHGGAPTSGKTIGDLVNGEIERTLEISHQSIINAAVNMSTSGANFMERAFLNERSNDRLLINLNAQRPERVHVRPLSEESQDPQPTSYAQERGPAVGAGGAAVGGNSNLATLAHVAYAQKAQSGARANAGTAPPATHSSSARSGREYQPVALPRAELKGSIEAYFHEEQQQKQSKGAGSAGASSLRGSRINGANPPLEGLAASLQDHVRARKYKEETEERQRRAAAAASSSAGIPPPGMELATHYAQQAPPAHSYHHHGASINGTPHKVELGIKRSSPLASHQQPPRPSKLAHYEPPTTQQQHHAHLYANGQVLPPPPAHDATTPSPTPSSSSSSCGRRSSSNNGKLLVDPPLLMSPEINSLMGDERPLQLSHHPQQQQQQQMLHHHQSQQQQHLQLTQQQLRVAHLGHGLGHSTMPTLGGQRNGNAADDDDVIAADDETHWQHRVSSGFDRLVAFASTELDKTRRSIDGDTVPASISCNTSPDSGITHSSSNSDAVRTFLSTSSSSSQLELPIGSGGSSSNSLYNHHAQHNNIGGSGGGSHPHQHQQQQQLQSQHQQHHLSDHMSDSSIKSSASSSLLASNSLKTVSPVDPSAIESPPLSDVGLPRTPSPSAASVATPPLASGPPVSGDLGGIPLKYQRKSKTSSEKHYKKKFCERNWEYDCDELLAYSNSSAPPTAADAAGNGPLNLDASNAVGGAAAPLLGKSGKSPKEKSSPHHTGLSHQQQQQQHHHKSSKFRPKGKDWDWSMDSRSQTGELLAASNNVNINNNSTTTTSN; this is encoded by the exons ATGGCCACACCCCAAGTCAAGGACTTGGTATTGCGCTCGCCCGCCGGCTCCTCCGATATCATTTCATTCGCCTGGCCCCTGCAGATCGGGCATGGACAGGACAAGCACGATAATGGCATCGACATCATCGACACCATTAAGTACGTCTGCGATGAACTGCCATCGATGTCATCGGCCTTCGAGGAAACCAATCTCCACCAAATTGACACTGCCTGCTATAAGACTATGACCGGTCTGGTCGATCGCTTCAACAAGGCCGTCGACAGCATCGTTGCATTG GAAAAAGGAACTTCACTGCCTGCCGAGCGCCTGAACAAGTTCGCTCACCCTAGCCTTCTAAGACACATATTGCAATTAGTTTACAATGCCGCCGTACTCGATCCGGATAAACTCAACCAGTACGAGCCCTTCTCGCCAGAGGTTTACGGCGAGACGAGCTATGAGCTTGTACAGCAGATGCTCAAGCACGTCACTGTCAGCAAAGAGGACACGTTCATCGATCTGGGCTCGGGAGTGGGCCAGGTGGTCCTCCAGATGGCAGGATCATTTCCGCTGAAAACCTGCATCGGCATCGAGAAGGCCGACACTCCGGCGCGATATGCGGAACGCATGGACGTCATTTTTCGCCAGTATATGGGATGGTTTGGAAAGCGTTTTTGCGAATACAAGCTTATAAAGGGTGACTTCCTGGTTGATGAACATCGGGAAAAGATCACGTCATCGACGCTGGTCTTTGTAAATAACTTCGCCTTTGGGCCAACTGTGGACCATCAGCTCAAGGAACGGTTCGCCGATCTTCGCGACGGAGCACGGGTCGTGTCCTCGAAGTCGTTTTGTCCGCTGAATTTTCGGATCACAGACag AAACCTCAGTGACATTGGCACCATCATGCACGTCAGCGAAATTCCGCCCCTTAAGGGATCCGTTTCCTGGACCTGCAAGCCCGTTTCGTATTACCTACATGTGATCGATCGCACCATTTTGGAACGATACTTTCAGCGCCTGAAAACCAAAGGCGGTAACGATCACGAGAGCGTTG GAACTGTACGAACCACACGTGATCGCGCAAAGCGAGAGGCGAACGTTGGCCAGCACCATCACAATAATCATcatagcaacagcaacaaccatcAGAGGGAGCGGGAGCAGTCTAACGGAGCTACCGCTTCTGCTGCTCATCAGCAACGCCATCAGTCCCAGTCGCCAGCTAATGTGAGCGGTGCGGGAATAGCAGTTGCAGCCAGCGGGCAACAAGCAGCCTCCAAAACACGCCAGCAactgcagcatcagcatcagcataaCCAGCAGCAACGCAGCCTGGACATGGAAAGCAGCACGGAGAGCGATGGCGAGGCAACGAATGGTAATGGTGGCAATACAACCACCGCCACCAATACCACCTCCGCCTCGAATGGTCCTATGACCAGGAAAGTTTGGTCCGACTGGTGCAGTTCGAAGGGCAAGAGTTCCCAGTCTGACGACGAGGAGAACAACAACTCGAACAGCAATGGTGGAAGTAACGGTGGTAGCATTGGAGCGGGATCAGTTGGTCGGCAGGCTCGAGCTACTACCCAGAAAAAGCGCAAAAAGTTGACAAGGAAAGCAGCGATAGCCAGCAAATCTGCGGCCGCTGCACAAAGGGAAGCGGaggctgcagcagcggcggcatcGGTGGCAAGCAAAGAGTCCAGTTCCAAAGAGGATCCACCAAGGGCTGCTAGCGCCGGACCTGGTCGCAAGGGACGCATGAAGAAGGGTGCGCGTGGCAGAAAGTCTTTAAAGATTGTTGGATTAGAAGCCCTGCACAAACAAACAGTGTTGAGTACCTCCTTGGATACCATGACCAAGAAGTTGCCAGCAGCTCCTGGAACCGTGGATCAACAGCTTACTGCTTTGCTCACGGAAAACATGGCACATACAGAGTTGGATATACCAGCGGCGCCACAAGATACGCCTTATGCCTTGCAGATCCTTCTAGATGTGTTCCGTTCGCAGTACACGTCGATGATCGAGCACATGAAGTCAAGTGCCTATGTCCCCCAGGTTCAGAAGCAGATTgcccaggagcaggagcggaTGGCCAGGCTGAAAAACAGAGCCAGCCAGTTGGACAAGCAGATAAAAGTGCTGATCGATGACAGTGTTGCTTTACTTAAAGTGCGGATGAATGAGCTGGGCATCCATGTTAATTCACCCAACGATTTGATTGCCCAGGCAAAGGAGATTGTGGGTAGACATAAGGATCTACAACACACTGCAAGTAGAATGCGGAACGAAGTAACCTTTTACGAAGGCGAACAGAAGCTGCTCCTTAACAAACAATTGAAAAACTTATCCGAGTATCAGAAACTCTGTGGTACTGTTAATGGAAAGGTGAAGCTGGAGGTGCCACCGGAACTTTCAGAGACCACGGCCCAGGAGCTGGTACTAAAGGAGATCGCCAACACGCTAAGTCAACGGAAGAAACTTTACGCGCAGGTTTCCACCATTGAACAGGAGACCTCGGTGTTGCAGAAGACTGCAGAGGAAAGGTCCACTGCAGCGACGCTTTTGGCGCAAGGAACAAATATGATCGTGTCAACCGGATCATCTTCCTCCTCCTCTACAACTGTTTGTGCAAGTGCAGTGACAGTGCAGGGCAGCAAGTTAAACTCCGTGAAGAACTCTCGACGCAGTCGCGAGCACCGAGCGCGTTCTCAGGAGTGGCCAGAGGTTCCCGAAGTGGGTAAGATCCAGGAAAGCAATCCCGAAGTGCTGGCACAGAAAATCGTGGAGACCTGCCGCCAAATCGAAGCTGGCAAGTTCCAAGGAGTAGCCGCACCCTCATCCCAAGTGAACGGCAAGAATAAAGCAATGTTAGAGGTCCCACCACCTCCGCCCACTGCTCCAGTGAGCATTAAATCCTCACCTGGGCACCACTTTAAAGACACAACATTGATGCCAGCacccaaacaacaacaacagcaacaacagatgACGATTTCCCAGCTTCCGAAGTGTGAGCTGCCCGGACTATCGGCTAGTCGCAAGCAGGAATCCCCCAAGGTTGCCAACTTTGAGGATCGGTTAAAGAGTATCATCACCACGGCCTTAAACGAAGATCAGGAGCAGCGCAGCAAGGCAGTGGAGTCCTCACCCTCTCCCTCTCCTCTTCACAGTCCAGCACCCAAGCGATCAAAGCAGCACCCGGCTGGAGCGATAAATCCTGCCCAGTCGCTGCCCAACAATCTGCACAACATTATCACCGTCTCCACGCAGGGTTTGATGCATCTTAATGCGAATACAACAATATCCCCAGTGACACCACCATTGCCGGGTCCATGTGCAGGAGCCACCGCATCTACGGCGCCGCCTCCGCCGGCGAATCTTCCATATGGGGCGTACGGCGGGGCAGTGGCCAAGACAACTGTATCGGGCAAGTACCAGGCAGCTAAAGAACCGAAGTATTCGCCAGTTAGACAGGCACCATTACCGCCTCCTCCCTCCTCCCACATGGCTGCTTTGTATCCAGCTGGACAGCAGACAACTCCGGCGGACCTTGGTTACCAGCGCCGACGCAGTTCTGTAAGTGCCACGAGCTATGAACACTATATggtccagcagcagcagcaaatgcagcaacagcaacttatGTTAGCAGCAGCTGCTCATGCTGCCCAGCGTCAACAGATGCGCGTAGAggaacaacagcagcaacatcatcagcagcagcagcaccaccaccatccgCAACATCGTCTGCCGCACCATgtgcagcatcagcatccgcatccgcatcatCCCAATGAGTTCAAGGCGCCGCCGGCTGACAGTCATCTCCAGCGATCGAGCAGTCGTGAGCAGTTAATAGTGGAGCCACCGCAATTGCAACCACTGGAACTGCTGCCTCGAGCAAGTTCCGCCAATTCGGATTACAGCGGATATCGTATCCGTCCGCCAAGCAGGCCAAGCTCCAACTCCTCGCAACCGGATTACACGCAAGTTTCACCCGCAAAGATGGCTCTGCGGCGGCATCTGTCGCAGGAGAAGCTAAGCCAACATGTCACGCCCCAGGCAACACCGCCGCTGCCAGGTCATGGAGGGGCTCCCACATCAGGCAAGACCATTGGCGATTTGGTTAACGGGGAAATCGAGCGAACACTGGAGATTTCGCatcaaagcatcattaatGCGGCTGTAAACATGAGCACTAGTGGCGCCAACTTCATGGAGCGGGCCTTCCTTAATGAGCGGTCCAACGATCGTTTGCTAATCAACTTGAATGCCCAACGACCCGAGAGAGTTCATGTTCGTCCGCTCTCCGAAGAATCCCAGGATCCACAGCCAACCAGTTATGCTCAGGAGCGAGGACCTGCTGTAGGTGCTGGTGGAGCAGCAGTTGGAGGTAACAGCAATCTGGCCACTTTGGCACATGTAGCCTATGCCCAAAAGGCACAGAGCGGCGCTCGAGCCAACGCAGGAACTGCCCCACCGGCAACTCACTCTTCCTCTGCTCGTTCTGGACGGGAATATCAGCCGGTTGCTTTGCCCCGTGCGGAGCTTAAGGGCAGCATTGAGGCATATTTCcacgaggagcagcagcagaagcagtcgAAGGGGGCAGGATCAGCTGGAGCGTCATCTTTGCGGGGATCGCGTATAAATGGTGCTAATCCACCATTGGAAg GTCTAGCGGCATCGCTGCAGGATCATGTGCGTGCCAGGAAGTACAAGGAGGAGACCGAGGAGCGGCAACGGCGAGCAGCAGCCGCTGCTTCGTCTTCAGCGGGAATACCGCCGCCTGGCATGGAACTGGCCACACACTATGCCCAGCAGGCTCCTCCAGCCCACAGCTACCACCACCATGGTGCAAGCATCAATGGGACACCGCACAAAGTTGAAC TGGGAATAAAACGCAGCTCACCGCTGGCGTCGCATCAGCAACCGCCACGTCCCTCGAAATTGGCCCACTACGAGCCGCCaacgacgcagcagcagcaccatgCCCATCTGTACGCCAACGGTCAAGTGCTACCTCCGCCCCCAGCTCATGATGCGACCACGCCCTCCCCGACGCCTTCGTCATCTTCATCGTCCTGCGGTCGtcgaagcagcagcaacaatggaaAATTGCTCGTGGATCCACCTTTGCTGATGAGTCCCGAGATCAATTCACTAATGGGTGACGAAAGGCCTTTGCAGCTGTCGCACCacccacagcagcagcagcagcagcaaatgctgCATCACCATcaatcgcagcagcagcaacatctgcaaCTGACCCAACAGCAACTGCGCGTGGCACATCTTGGACATGGTCTTGGTCACAGCACGATGCCCACTTTGGGCGGACAACGCAATGGCAATGCCGCCGACGATG ATGATGTTATTGCCGCCGATGATGAGACCCACTGGCAGCATCGAGTCAGCTCTGGTTTCGATCGCCTGGTGGCCTTCGCCAGCACTGAACTGGACAAGACCAGGCGAAGCATCGATGGCGATACGGTGCCGGCATCGATTAGTTGCAACACTTCTCCGGACTCGGGCATTACGCACAGCAGTAGTAACTCGGATGCGGTGCGCACATTTTTGTCCACCTCATCGAGCTCTTCGCAGCTGGAGCTGCCCATCGGAAGCGGaggtagcagcagcaacagtctCTACAACCACCATGCCCAGCACAACAATATTGGAGGCAGTGGAGGAGGAAGCCACCcacatcagcatcagcaacagcaacagttgcagtcgcaacatcaacagcacCATCTTTCCGATCACATGAGCGACAGTAGCATCAAATCCTCTGCATCCTCCTCGCTGCTCGCTAGTAACTCCCTGAAGACCGTGTCGCCGGTGGATCCCAGTGCCATTGAGTCGCCGCCACTCTCTGATGTTGGATTGCCCCGAACTCCAAGTCCCAGTGCAGCCAGTGTGGCCACTCCACCTCTGGCCAGTGGACCACCCGTGTCCGGGGACTTGGGTGGTATACCATTGAAGTACCAGCGCAAGTCCAAGACCAGTTCGGAAAAGCATTACAAAAAGAAATTCTGCGAAAGAAACTGGGAGTACGACTGTGATGAATTGTTGGCCTACTCCAACTCCAGTGCACCGCCGACGGCAGCAGATGCAGCGGGCAATGGGCCACTTAACTTGGATGCTTCCAATGCTGtgggaggagcagctgcaccGCTTTTGGGAAAATCGGGAAAGTCGCCCAAGGAAAAGTCATCCCCGCACCACACCGGCTTAagccatcagcagcagcagcagcagcaccatcacAAATCCTCAAAATTTCGGCCAAAGGGCAAGGACTGGGACTGGTCAATGGATAGTCGGAGCCAAACGGGCGAGCTGCTGGCCGCCAGTAACAACGTGAACATTAACAACAACTCAACCACCACAACGAGTAATTAA
- the LOC120452108 gene encoding uncharacterized protein LOC120452108, translating to MSEKHGQLGAQWTKSAAPAATTAPVSNSIPIPQPIPVALPLQKPNANPYGNCSLQPADVVYGATRFQGTAIHAKASPLTITPVGPGGGTPASTQISPTSHTHVPVPVATPSGFVPPPFTNVASASGGVSTSVLTPNPFATAAGNAAAGLAFANAFNFSTAQQLGLGKIMHAMGGATVGVPAASVPVTTTPATAAPLASAIPGPRHPNEGVPAASGVINSTIAENVMNALSNSNLAGSMPNEEKMRRVLQVIEASLDDNSRLQISQILERVSGLKPIEKLFLYLRLPGECADTDPLRQPQNPLGTRSEINHTINWVRSHLEHDAQVSIPKQDVYNDYIAYCERLSIKPLSTADFGKVMKQVFPGVRPRRLGTRGNSRYCYAAMRKTTKLTPPQLPQLCKTEQIPAGDSTSDPSQITSASSLGGFPSTGGDSECWDVVRSWAEKLLNTKLESVADLSSRIRSNNATVSTKKYTPREPKEKRVLADIGPLKKRRKKKRKGSTSSESSYNQLVTGQDAGSSQEASDEQIMKIKQEIIDSPIHPQQHPLGYLQQVTPMNLATDQRSSSAVRNLTPKILEMGSPAVVLTQQEVSPTGIVIKDEVEDYTSNIFCKKVLKAQQTKGFWANSPSSGTTSGVGLLVPPTITTTSATPPPPNSGNSPVPGPGLSMGPPSQMMSTSSVSPSSSVDTTPKVASRNQMMILRAKRLMAAENAALAAAEDSGLPENLGLPRERVISICNMDKHELDDYFLPGEDEENSEEPDNELLQYFQMGDAEEKQLNSLDAAEQSKNPQEPSTMGSVPEAMPAPGRGAAVVAAAAAMLAPVPAPSMLPAQAGVGSASASLALMSKKHQQQHQHQNLQLQRSKQLPLISNNKRKISLSNASSNGSNKNCIFLPISPNTNGSVTTPTATGSSNPSQNCFASPGLTRMKQRSNMLSKQQSLDCDNRDPMIGAHRKGRGYVYSYPTSTSASAPPSPSILPQWMCRNWSLGGGNTSSFADSSHSADKLVNQNSMDMETSLALTGENELDTSEMQRSQSVPLSQLQRRSSQQSPSLNFYSENSNSQQSASLKETGILYEEMEVDSLLSANFARKFNSITQQTATTCSSSAGSSSGYSSGGSAGIVSRSVPSTPLPHQQQNSLTSLNGGGGATSSGGGVVGIGNGSNCGVGNGFFNISDSFNWEGSTANNSHLDYAHSYSTRNSLDISKSMPTTPIATQRFRYSPAEVHRDFLINGNTIDSLPSSTFAAGGVPTGPTLALSTDTLIDDSAPSSSDVVEAMIGVTGILDGF from the exons ATGTCCGAGAAGCACGGCCAGCTGGGTGCGCAGTGGACGAAATCAGCggcgccagcagcaacaacagcaccaGTTTCCAATTCCATTCCCATACCTCAACCGATCCCAGTGGCACTTCCCCTTCAGAAACCCAACGCCAATCCCTATGGGAACTGCAGCCTACAGCCTGCGGATGTAGTCTACGGTGCAACCAGATTTCAAGGAACTGCTATCCATGCGAAGGCCTCTCCTTTGACCATTACACCAGTGGGTCCTGGCGGCGGAACACCTGCGTCCACCCAAATCTCGCCCACGAGTCACACCCATGTACCTGTACCTGTAGCCACGCCCAGCGGCTTTGTGCCGCCTCCGTTTACCAATGTCGCCAGCGCCAGTGGAGGAGTCTCCACATCCGTGCTTACTCCGAATCCCTTTGCAACGGCTGCTGGAAATGCTGCTGCCGGACTGGCCTTTGCCAATGCCTTTAACTTTAGCACCGCCCAGCAACTGGGTCTTGGCAAGATCATGCATGCCATGGGTGGTGCAACAGTAGGAGTGCCAGCGGCGTCAGTACCAGTCACCACGACTCCAGCAACAGCGGCTCCTTTGGCCTCGGCAATACCTGGCCCACGGCATCCGAATGAGGGCGTGCCAGCGGCCAGTGGAGTAATAAACTCCACCATCGCTGAAAACGTAATGAATGCTCTCAGCAATTCCAACTTAGCGGGATCAATGCCCAATGAGGAGAAGATGAGAAGGGTGCTGCAGGTGATTGAGGCCAGCTTGGA CGACAATTCAAGGCTGCAGATTTCACAGATCCTAGAGCGTGTCTCGGGACTAAAGCCCATTGAGAAGCTATTCCTCTATCTTCGCTTGCCTGGGGAGTGCGCAGACACGGATCCGTTAAGGCAGCCACAAAATCCGCTGGGAACACGCTCGGAGATTAACCATACCATAAATTGGGTGCGTTCCCATCTGGAGCACGATGCACAGGTGTCCATACCAAAACAGGATGTGTACAATGATTACAT AGCTTATTGCGAACGCCTCAGCATCAAACCTCTGTCCACAGCAGACTTCGGCAAGGTGATGAAGCAGGTATTTCCAGGCGTTCGTCCACGGAGATTAGGAACGCGTGGAAACTCGCGCTACTGTTATGCGGCGATGCGAAAAACCACCAAGCTGACTCCCCCGCAACTGCCGCAGCTGTGCAAGACGGAGCAGATTCCAGCGGGTGATTCCACTTCTGATCCCAGTCAGATAACAAGTGCCTCCAGTTTGGGTGGCTTTCCATCGACAGGAGGGGACTCGGAGTGCTGGGATGTGGTGCGCAGCTGGGCAGAAAAATTGCTAAACACTAAGCTAGAGAGCGTGGCGGATCTAAGCTCCCGCATCAGAAGCAACAATGCAACAGTttctacaaaaaaatacaCTCCCCGGGAGCCCAAGGAGAAGCGAGTTTTAGCA GACATTGGCCCTTTAAAAAAGCGACGCAAAAAGAAACGCAAGGGTTCCACATCCTCAGAATCGAGTTATAATCAATTAGTAACTGGTCAAGACGCGGGTAGCAGCCAGGAGGCCAGCGACGAACAGATAATGAAGATCAAGCAGGAGATCATCGACTCACCCATTCATCCTCAGCAGCATCCATTAGGTTATCTACAGCAGGTAACGCCCATGAACCTAGCCACAGATCAGCGAAGCAGTAGTGCTGTCCGTAACCTTACGCCCAAAATCCTGGAGATGGGCTCGCCGGCCGTAGTACTCACCCAGCAGGAGGTATCCCCCACGGGCATTGTCATAAAGGACGAGGTGGAGGACTACACCTCTAATATATTCTGCAAGAAGGTTTTGAAGGCGCAGCAGACAAAGGGATTCTGGGCGAATTCTCCAAGCAGTGGGACAACGAGCGGAGTTGGATTATTGGTTCCACCGACGATCACCACAACTTCGGCTACACCGCCACCGCCAAACTCTGGTAATTCCCCAGTTCCGGGACCCGGACTTTCCATGGGCCCACCCTCACAGATGATGAGCACAAGTTCTGTGAGCCCGTCAAGCAGCGTGGACACCACACCTAAGGTGGCCTCCCGAAACCAAATGATGATTCTGAGAGCCAAGCGTTTAATGGCAGCGGAAAATGCCGCTTTGGCAGCGGCAGAAGACTCAGGATTGCCAGAGAATCTGGGATTGCCCAGAGAGCGAGTGATTAGCATCTGTAACATGGACAAGCACGAGCTGGATGACTACTTTCTACCTGGCGAGGACGAGGAGAACTCCGAGGAGCCCGACAACGAGTTGCTCCAATATTTTCAGATGGGAGACGCTGAGGAAAAACAACTGAATTCCTTAGATGCTGCCGAACAGAGCAAGAATCCACAAGAGCCATCGACGATGGGCTCTGTGCCGGAGGCGATGCCCGCCCCCGGACGCGGAGCAGCAGTCGTCGCCGCTGCAGCAGCGATGCTGGCGCCGGTGCCAGCACCTTCGATGTTGCCCGCACAGGCAGGAGTGGGTTCTGCCTCAGCGTCTCTGGCCCTAATGTCAAAAaagcatcaacagcagcaccagcatcaGAATCTGCAGTTGCAGCGTTCCAAGCAGTTGCCGCttatcagcaacaacaagagaaAGATCAGCCTCAGCAACGCCTCCAGTAATGGTAGCAACAAGAACTGCATTTTTCTACCCATTTCACCAAACACCAATGGATCAGTGACAACACCGACAGCCACAGGGTCGTCGAATCCCAGTCAAAATTGCTTCGCTAGTCCCGGCTTGACTAGGATGAAGCAAAGATCCAACATGTTGAGCAAGCAGCAATCACTTGACTGCGACAACCGGGATCCCATGATAGGGGCTCATCGCAAGGGTCGAGGCTATGTGTACAGCTACCCTACGAGCACGTCTGCCTCAGCTCCGCCGAGTCCATCTATTCTGCCACAATGGATGTGTAGAAACTGGTCGCTAGGTGGCGGCAATACATCCAGCTTTGCAGACAGCAGCCACAGTGCTGATAAGCTGGTGAATCAGAACTCAATGGATATGGAGACAAGCCTGGCGCTCACGGGAGAAAATGAATTAGATACGTCGGAGATGCAGCGCTCACAATCGGTGCCATTGTCACAATTGCAACGAAGAAGCAGCCAACAGTCACCTAGCCTCAACTTCTACTCGGAGAACAGCAACAGTCAGCAATCTGCGTCCCTGAAAGAAACTGGAATACTGTACGAGGAAATGGAAGTAGACTCGCTTCTCTCAGCTAATTTTGCCAGAAAGTTTAATAGCATAACCCAGCAAACAGCCACGACCTGCAGTTCCTCGGCGGGCTCATCTTCCGGCTACAGCAGTGGCGGCTCTGCGGGAATCGTTTCGAGATCAGTGCCCTCCACTCCGCTGCCACATCAACAGCAAAACAGCCTAACATCGTTGAATGGTGGAGGCGGTGCAACGTCCAGCGGAGGAGGTGTTGTGGGAATCGGAAATGGAAGCAACTGCGGCGTCGGAAATGGGTTCTTCAATATATCTGACTCGTTTAATTGGGAAGGATCTACGGCCAATAATAGTCATTTGGATTACGCACACTCATACAGTACCCGCAATTCACTAGACATTTCCAAGTCTATGCCAACAACGCCCATTGCAACACAACGTTTCCGATATAGTCCGGCGGAGGTGCACCGCGATTTCCTCATAAATGGCAACACCATCGATAGCTTACCTTCGTCTACCTTTGCAGCAGGAGGTGTTCCGACGGGTCCTACGCTGGCCCTGAGCACGGACACCCTCATCGACGACAGTGCGCCAAGCAGTTCCGATGTGGTTGAGGCCATGATTGGTGTCACAGGCATACTCGACGGTTTTTAG